From Chlamydia avium 10DC88:
TTGGATCTGGAATCCTAGTTCTCAATCGATGCAATGGCTATCTTGCTGCAATAGAATCTCTTATTAATATTGTAGATAAATGGCGCTTAAGAGCCATCCCTATTGTTAAAATGTTCACTACACAAAAAAAGCCAGATGGAACCCTACAACCACGAATTAAAAAGAGTCTCATTGATATTGGAAGTCCTGCATTTCGTAAATTCAAGCTTTATAGAAAAATCTGGGCTCTTGAAGATTCTTACCGTTTTCTAGGACCGTTACAAATTCACACACCTCCAAAAACACACTCAGACCATTTTCCACCTCTAACGTTATTACTTAATCATAATGAGTGGCAAAAAAGGTGTTCAATATGTATGGAAATTCCTGATTGCAACTATTAATTTTTCCCTTGATCTCTAAAATTACCCTTTCGAAAATCAAGAGGTAATTCCTTCAAAAAAATTACTAAATCATCCAAGGGATAAAAAACAAATGTAGGAGAAATATATTCTAATGAGCACTATCTGCCTAACACATGAACAAAGACAAAGTATTCAACTCTATGTTCTCAATACAGTAGCTACTTTCGGAATTCTCCATACTCCTAAACATGCTGTACCTCCCTATCCTCTAGTTATCATCTTGCATGGCCTGGCTTCTAATAAAATAGGATCTCACCGATCCCATGTAGAACTTGCTGAGAAACTTTCTGCATGTGGGATTGCTACATTACGTGTTGATCTTCCAGGACATGGGGATGCTGAAGGCTCTCTGGCAGATTTCTCATTTGATGATTATCTAACTAGTGTTAAAGATATTATTTCCTATAGTTATAGTCTTAACAACATTGACACCAAGAAAATCTCTATTTTCGGCTCTTCCTTAGGAGGTACACTGGCATTAATATCAGTCCCTTATTTTCCCCACATCCATAGCCTTGCTGTCTGGGCACCTACAATTCAAGGAAGTATATGGCTACAGGAAACTATGAATATCCCCAACGATCTTCTCACGCATTCTACATCTTCAGAAGACATTCTTTATGCAGGTCTGCCTATTAATAAGACTTTTTGTTCACAATTTATTGAAATGGATATCACGAAAGAAGTTTCGAAATTTTCGTCTTCTCTTTCCATACTCCATATGCAAGGGGAAGAAGATACTACCGTATCTCTTCGTCATCAAAACATCTTCAAAGATGCTATGAATAAGAAATCTCATCCTTGTGATATCCGTACCTATCCTCAAATAAATCACAATCTTCCTCATTCTAGTTCCATAATAATGGAACTGGTAGAATGGTTAAAACAACAGCTCCTCTCTTAGATAGGCTCTATGGAACTCTTATCCGTAAATAAAAGCTATTTCGAATTGCAACGACTACATTATCGTCCTGAAACATTAAGCTTCTTAAATGAAATCACTACTTTGCATATTTGCGATTCTATAAATACTCCGCAAATTCCATCAGAACTTCAAAAATCCCTCCCCAACTTGTGTGCCATCCCTGAAGTCTGTATAAAAAAAAGAGAGCCTCTATCTTCACCAGCCTTACAAATAGGAGTCTTACTCTCTGGAGGTCAAGCTCCCGGAGGTCATAATGTGGTTATAGGACTTTTTGAAGGATTACGAGCCTTTAACTCGAAAACAAAGCTCCTGGGTTTCATTCAAGGTCCTTTAGGGCTAACTCGAGGCTTGTATAAAGATCTCGATATTTCCGTAATCTATGATTATTACAATGTTGGGGGATTTGATATGCTCTCCTCCAGTAAAGAAAAAATCAAAACAAAAGAACAAAAAAGTACTATCTTAGCGACTGTAAAAAAACTACATTTAGATGGTTTACTCATTATTGGTGGGAATGATTCCAATAGCGATGCAGCTATGCTCGCTGAGTACTTCCTAGAACATAATTGTCGTATTCCCATTGTAGGAGTTCCCAAAACTATTGATGGTGATCTTAAAAATGCTTGGATAGAAATACCCCTAGGGTTTCACTCTTCCTGCCGCACCTATACAGAAATGATCGGAAATTTAGAAAAAGATACCTTGTCCATTAAGAAATACCACCATTTTGTTAGGCTTATGGGCAAACAATCTTCTCACACAACCTTAGAATGCGGATTACAAACTCTTCCTAATATTACTCTTATCAGTGAGCACATTGCTATGCGGAAGATATCCCTTCAAAATTTGTGCAAGCACATCGCTATAGGCCTAGTAAACCGTTACCGATCGGGGAAAAATTACAGTACTATCTTGATCCCTGAAGGTTTAATCGAACATATCACCGATACAAAGAAACTCATTCAAGAACTTAATTTTCTCCTTTTAGAAAACAATCTGACTTTAGAAAACATTGATAAATATCTTTCCCCAGAATCTTTAAAAACCT
This genomic window contains:
- a CDS encoding diphosphate--fructose-6-phosphate 1-phosphotransferase, which encodes MELLSVNKSYFELQRLHYRPETLSFLNEITTLHICDSINTPQIPSELQKSLPNLCAIPEVCIKKREPLSSPALQIGVLLSGGQAPGGHNVVIGLFEGLRAFNSKTKLLGFIQGPLGLTRGLYKDLDISVIYDYYNVGGFDMLSSSKEKIKTKEQKSTILATVKKLHLDGLLIIGGNDSNSDAAMLAEYFLEHNCRIPIVGVPKTIDGDLKNAWIEIPLGFHSSCRTYTEMIGNLEKDTLSIKKYHHFVRLMGKQSSHTTLECGLQTLPNITLISEHIAMRKISLQNLCKHIAIGLVNRYRSGKNYSTILIPEGLIEHITDTKKLIQELNFLLLENNLTLENIDKYLSPESLKTFSSFPVEIAQQLLIARDSYGNVRVSKIATEELLAVLIKREIYKIEPNMDFQTVNHFFGYESRAGFPSNFDANYGIALGIMSALFLARQKTGYMITINNLAQPYDQWLGGGVPLYKMMQIENRFGNPTPVIKTNFVNPNAPAVQHLLKHSDTYLMEDHYRFPGPLQYFSEEQIVDQRPLTLLWETKK
- a CDS encoding alpha/beta hydrolase, with amino-acid sequence MSTICLTHEQRQSIQLYVLNTVATFGILHTPKHAVPPYPLVIILHGLASNKIGSHRSHVELAEKLSACGIATLRVDLPGHGDAEGSLADFSFDDYLTSVKDIISYSYSLNNIDTKKISIFGSSLGGTLALISVPYFPHIHSLAVWAPTIQGSIWLQETMNIPNDLLTHSTSSEDILYAGLPINKTFCSQFIEMDITKEVSKFSSSLSILHMQGEEDTTVSLRHQNIFKDAMNKKSHPCDIRTYPQINHNLPHSSSIIMELVEWLKQQLLS